In Bernardetia litoralis DSM 6794, the genomic window GAATCAATATCTATGAAGTATTTAATCCTTATCCAGTTCATGGATTGGAAAAAAATTTAGGATATGGAGAATCATGGCTTCCAAAAGCAGCCTTTATGTTTGGTGCATTAGGAACTACTTGTGCAGTTACAATGCAAACAGGTATGATGGGCGCACTTTGGCCAATGATTATTGGTGGAAAGCCAATCATTTCTATTCCCGATTTTGTTCCTGTATCTTTTGAAATGACTGTTCTTTTTTCTGCCTTTGGAATGGTAGGTTCATTTTTGGTTTCTCAAGATTTGAAGCCTCATAAAGTACCTCGTATCTTTGACCGTCGTAGTACAGATGATAAACATATTGTAGCTATTGATTTGGCAAAAAATAGCCTTTCAGAAGAGGAAATCAAAACTGTTTTGCAAGAAGCAGGTGCAGAAGAAGTAAATCGTAAAGATTTTACAGAAGAAGAAAATAATCCTTCTTACTTCAAATATTTGGGTGATTTATTTAAGTATGGTGTTCGTTCTACGAGCCGTCCTAAATAATTTTATTACTCACTGATTAATTTAGTATAAAAAATAAAAGCAATGAAGCTATTTAATACATTTACATTTTCTACTTTATATGCTGTCTTGGGAGTTGCAATGATGACTTTTTTGACAAGCTGTGGAGCAGAAGAAAATTATCCAGGAGTTGAATATGCACCTCAAATGTATCATTCTGTTCCTTACGACCCACTTACGCAAGTAGTCGAAAACGAAAACCATTGGTATTCTATCTTTGATGATTATTTCAATACTTCTCCAGCATCTATTTATGGATACTACACAAAAGAAGAATTGGCTGAAAATCCTAAGCTAAGAAAGAAAGTTTCTAATATGTTGATGCCTCCTGTTGGCACAGTAAAACGTCAGAAATACCAAACTGAAGAGTTAGAGGGAACTTCTATGTTTTATGAAATACATAAAGATAGCATTGAACTCGCTTCAAGAACTTGGGTAAATCCATTGCCAAAAGATAGTGAGCAGGCATTAGCAGATGGAAAAGAGCTTTTCACAACTTACTGTGCAGCTTGTCATGGTGCTGAAGGAAAAGGCGATGGTAAAGTAGGAGCTGTTTATAATGGTGTTCCTAACTATACTGCAGGTCGTTACAAAACTTTGAATGAAGGTTGGATTTTCCATGTAATTACATATGGAAAAGGTCGTATGTGGCCTGTAAAAGTTCAGCTTAATCCAGAGGAACGTTGGAAAGTAGTACGTTATGTACAACAATTACAACAAGGAAAACCTTAATCAAAATAAGGAGTTCTAGCAAATTAATAAGAAAATTATTTAATTGTCTTTAGAAATTATTTCGCAGACTATATATAAACTTTATCAATCGCAATGGCTGCACACAAAGATTATCATTTTGATAGAGAAGCTCTAAACGAACAGTTTATCTTCTCAGCAAAAGCAAAGAAAACGATATTTATTATCATAGGGGTAGGTATAATACTTTCTCTACTAGGGCTATTTTTTATGGCTACTGATTCTGGGCATCACGAAGAAGCACATGCTGCTATCGAAATGACTGGAAATGAACTCTCATCACTTGAAAATCCTGATACAGGTCATGCTGATGTAGAACATGCAGAACATGCAACAGAAGGTGGGCATCATGCTTATCATTGGACAAAACGAGTAAAAGTAAACCTTTGGATTAATGTTATATATTTTGTAGGTATTTCTGTAATTGGTTTATTTTGGGTAGCTCTCCAATATATTACAATGGCAGGTTGGTCAGCAGGGTTTAAACGTGTTCCTGAAGCCTTTGCTTCTTTCTTACCCATTGGACTTTTCTTATTCCTTATTACTTTTGCTTGGGGATATCATGAAATATTCCACTGGACAGACACTACATTGTATGACGAAGGAACTGCTGCTTACGATTCTATCATTGCAGGAAAAAGTGGTTTTTTAAATCTTCCTTTCTTCATAGTAGGTTCAATCGTAATTATTGGAGGATGGTATTTATTTCACTTCTTTATTCGTAAGAATTCTACGGCTGAAGATAAAGCTACAAATCCAACACAGGCTAGAAAAAACTACCGTAATATGGTAAAGATATCTGCTGCTTTTGTAGTATTCTTTGGAGTTACTTCTTCAGTAGCTTCTTGGTGGTGGACACTTTCTATTGATACTCACTGGTTTAGTACAATGTTTGGCTGG contains:
- a CDS encoding c-type cytochrome, which produces MKLFNTFTFSTLYAVLGVAMMTFLTSCGAEENYPGVEYAPQMYHSVPYDPLTQVVENENHWYSIFDDYFNTSPASIYGYYTKEELAENPKLRKKVSNMLMPPVGTVKRQKYQTEELEGTSMFYEIHKDSIELASRTWVNPLPKDSEQALADGKELFTTYCAACHGAEGKGDGKVGAVYNGVPNYTAGRYKTLNEGWIFHVITYGKGRMWPVKVQLNPEERWKVVRYVQQLQQGKP
- a CDS encoding DUF3341 domain-containing protein yields the protein MAHISNTMEVDKHYILGVYSDEDDLKHGVDDIREKGINIYEVFNPYPVHGLEKNLGYGESWLPKAAFMFGALGTTCAVTMQTGMMGALWPMIIGGKPIISIPDFVPVSFEMTVLFSAFGMVGSFLVSQDLKPHKVPRIFDRRSTDDKHIVAIDLAKNSLSEEEIKTVLQEAGAEEVNRKDFTEEENNPSYFKYLGDLFKYGVRSTSRPK